The genomic segment ATTGGTGCATTGTTGCCCTCAGATGCTGCAACCTGCTTATTTTTGATGaattcttcaatctcttcctccgTTAGTTCCTGGCTGCCATttacatgttcattatcatctgtTACTGTTGATGTAATATCTGAACTTGTTGGTTCTCCTGTTATGATCCTCAAGTCAGTTTCTTCCATTGTTGGTTCGTCATCTTGATTTTCATGCTGCACCTGTAAATATATTAGCAGCAGTCTCAGTTTCTAAGTAATGCGATTtataataaaatatatattttttcagTGTGGACTGAAATAGTTGAAGAGATCATTTTGATGTACCTCATCAATGTCCATGTTATTGAATACATCAGTTTGTCAATGGTATTATTGAATTTCAGATCTATCATCATCAGCTATGCTTGTCGTTGCTCCATCATTATCAGCGACGATTGCCATTTCTCCATCCTGTTTTTGCAAAGATAAGTTTTACTTTGATGccagtacatatttgtattgcttatAAATGTAATCAAATTGGCTCAGCTGTCTGTATGTACCTCATACGACAGCCTTGACTCTGATATTGACCAGTCAGTTTGTGGTCCAAAGATTCCATCTAGATCTTCAAGTCTCATATtctgttttatttgtttgataatgAGAATGGTTACCATTTATAATATAACAAAACTAGTCTGACAACCAATATAATATAGTTTTACCTCGTTCCTGTCATTTCTAAGTATCAtctttgttaatgatccttgcatCTCTTCATGTTGCTGCACAGTTTATAATGAAGCATTGAAATTAAAGTACTATTATGCTGAAATTACATTGCACATATGTGTGTAATTTACATATGTCTGAATTGTAATTTTTGTGTACTGGTATTATAAAATTTTACCTGCGTATTCCAGTCAGTTTGATCATCTTCCTGAGAGTTCCTTATCTGTTCCATCATAAGTTCAGTGTAGCCTCCCTGCATTGAAATATATTCTAGTTGAAAAACAACCTTATTATGTTGGCATTTTTTGATTCTAAGCAATGATTTTGCTCACCTTTTTATATCTGTAGGCATTTGAAAGGTCACTGGAACAATTTGTGCCTGCAAATATTTGGTAAGGAGCTGACTGCACTTCCTTAATTGCTTCTTGTGATTTCACTGATGTTGGATAATCATCACATCTACTTGTTGTGACATACATATTATTCTACTTCATAAAAAAGCAAGCATGTGAGTACTTACATAGTTTTTCATTGCATCATTGAATTATGTTTCTTACCTCAAGTAGTTGATCAAACTCGACTGGTGATTGTATTAGTTGCATAAGGGAAACAATTGaaacctgcaagaaaatgaagaagccattagttctcatttatttattgtttGTGTCAACTGTTTTGAATTAGGAGTAATTTTACATCATTGTTGCTTTCTTCTTGGCGAATCATATCCTCATAATTATGAATCTGATATTGTGCCTCTGACATTTCCTGTAGCCTTGTTCTTCTTTCTAGATTCATGTTCTGTTAAAACATCCAGATTTCATATTTTGCCAGTTAGAAGGTTTGTCATAATTACATATTCTATGCATCTAACACACAGTAGGGCTATTGTAAGTAGTTAGAATCAGCTATAAATAGGAAGCATAGTTTGTAGTGTTATTCATGCTACCATCATTGGCTTGCATATTTGTTTTTGAACACAATAAATGTATAGCACTAAAGGAATTACTAACTAAACTTGCAGAAGCTGTGGCGGATGCTAACAAAGCAATTGAACTTGATCCTACGATGCATAAAGCCTACTACCGGAAATGGTTAGTGGCACTCTTCTTTTTTCAATAAAAGTTATACATGAACACTCCCATAATTTCATCTGCTACATTTTTGTCTATGTACTAAGGTTTACTCGTCTATTGAAGGAATGTGAAGAGCGcatcgctggtgagcaaaataaaCTTAGCTAGTGTTAACAAGAAATAACAGTGTGCATGTGGTGACCGAGGGGGGTAAATTGGGAATGCAATGTGGCGCATGCTATTTTCTGATGATATTTGTCCACTTAGCTGCCTTGCCTGAGAAATGTTTGCAGCAGCCTTGTGTACTGGAGAATAATTATGTTTGTTGTGATTGTGTCAGCCCACACCAaaattttgtccttgtcctttcatagaaaaaaaaattgtctcttgtgatttgtggtaacacatctttcaactttgttacttgtgatttgtgccgacacacatctcatttttgtccttgtcatttgtgctaacacatgttGAAGTTTATCAATTGTGATTTGTGGCAACACACACCTCTTTTATGTCTTTGTAACACCCCCCCTTTCCtctttttattgtgatttttgcCTGCCCAAGCCAAGTTTTTATCCTTGTTTTCCataaaaaattgtttcttgtcaTGTTAATTGTGAATGTTTTTGCTCTCAGCGGTGAAGCTAGAAGATTGACATGGTCCACTCAGGTGTGTATAGCCTTGGGTAAGTCTTTTTGAGTTAGAGTGAGACGTGCACATTTTTGTACTGACCCTGAGATATCATTCAGCTATATATTAGGTCTTGATTCTGTACATATACTGTAGAATAGTAGGAGCTCTCATATATTTTAACTGTGTGTTGCATATAGTGTACAAGAAGGCTACGTTTAGTATCCATTTCTTCATTGTATATTTATAAGTAGTAAATTGCATACTTCATTTTCAACAATTATGGTGCCCAACATGTGCAATATGTAGTCCTGATGAGAAATAATATTGCTCTAACGTGGTTCAGTTACATGGTAGCCTGCTTACTTTTGGTAGCCTCATCTTGTCTTCAGTAGCTCATGTGTTGTTCTTGTTCCGAGCTTAAATGTAGATCATCAGTTACATGGTAGAACATGTCGTGGGTACAAGCTCATTTGGGATTCTCTTCCAGGTATGGTGTGCTTGGTTGTGGGGGCTCTTCTTTTGTAGGTGCAACATATATTGAATTCGTGGGGCCTGAATTATTTATGATTTGTGGCAACACATTTCAGTATTTTGTCTATCATACTATAGATTTGCTGAGGCACTTATGGATTTGTTGGTGAGGCACTTATGGATTTGCTGGACCATAGCCTTTACAGCCATAAGGGAAGTGTTTCTCTACGACCTCGTGAGGTTTGTAGCTTTTGCTGGAATCTAAAAATGTTGCTTTAGCGACGAGGAAACCTATTTTGTTTGGCTTCCTTTCATCCTTCAACCTAACATATCTAGATGAAGTAATATGTAGATGAAGTAATTGGGTGTGATAGGAAGATAATCTCTCTTCTTGCCTCGTCGTCAAATGTTAGATGCATTAGGTACATTAGTCTTCTGATTAGTGTGAACATAGGATAAACAGGACCAGGGTAATATATCAGGCACCTGTGATATGGGGTTTTGCATTATATAAACCCATgtctttatctaaaaaaaatgaaCCTGATCCAGTTGGTACTTATTGTCTTTCAGTTATGAAGCAGATGACATGGCTAAAGATTTCATGCCTCTTTATTCACTAAGAGGTAATCACTCTCCATTCTATGTTGATGTTGCTTTTCATACTTGTTTTCTGTTACTAAGGTGTAAGTCAACTTATAGCTAGCACCTTGCCTTGACAAGGGTCAGGATAGAGAATATAAATTTATTTATGATTTCTGATTCctgaatttggttcctaagttcCTTAATTTGCGAATTTGTATTTCTGATTTCTGAATTTGGTTGCAGCAATACTAGTAATCTTGGATTACATCTTTACGAGGGAAGTCGGTGTGCTTACCTTGGGCTGTTGAGGTTAGTGGTTCCCCTTCAATCTGTTGGTTGGGTTGCCCCTTTCCTCTGGTCTGCTTGCCCCCACGCAGAGGAGATCTTCATCTTTGATCTGCTGGTTGTtttcttccttcccctgctctgATCTGATCTCATCTCGACGCAGAGCAGTGCTTTGCTTGCCCCCACGAAGAGATCTGATCTCCATGGAGGGCAGAGGCTTCCCCCTGTTTGCCCGGCTTGTTTCCCAAGTATATAGATTGCTATTTTTGGGCTTATGTGCTGACATGTCTTTAGTGGGCCTCTCTGTCTTCTTAGTTATTAGGCTCTGGGCTGAACTACTCTTCGCTGATATTAGGCCTCTCTGTCTTCTTAGTTAGTGGGCCTCTCTGGCATATCTTTATTGGGCTaaacaataattgtgggccttgtttgcctGATGAAATTTGTGTGTGCGTTATCTTAAAACACACGTTTTTTCCAGTGTTTCAATTTATGTGTTTTTTAGGCATCTAACAACCATATGCTAACTAGATGCAAAACATATGGTTTTTCCTATGTTGAAATCTGTGTATTTTACATAcagccaacaaccatgtgttggCTTATGTTAAAACACACTTGTATACAGTAGACAGACTCGATCAAATTTCATAAACAAGCGTACTCCACGATATAGAGTTGGAATGCTATTTATCAGAAAAGTTTATAATACAAGATTAAAAGGaagaaagggggggggggggggggggggggggggaggcgggcgcgagaaggagagagagagagagcaatccCAAAACTCACCATCCATTTGGTCCGTTTCCTGCGTGAGCATGTGCTCGAAACGCCCCCACCTCACTCTCCCCTCTTTAAGTAACCCCACCTCCTGACTCCCCCTTCTTCCCACCcaggccgccaccaccaccaccggcagcAGCACCTCTGCCGTCCCCGCTTCCTCTCCCACTCGCCGTCACCGAAACCCCACCGCCACCAGCCAACCAGATCAAGGCTACGCAGCCCGGGAGGCGCGATGCTGGAGGAGACGATCCCCGCGATGCTGAGCGCGGTCCACGGGTGGTTTCACCCCCGCCTGCTCTTCGTCGTCCTCAACATCGTCATCGGCACCATCGCGGTCACCTCCaagggccgccgccgcctcggcgaCCGGCGGCGACGAGGAGGGCGTCGCCGCCGCTTCGGGCGCGGGATGGGAGACGCAGCACCGGCGGCTGGCCCGCGTGCCGTCCATAGCGTTCGAGCGGCTGCGGTTCAGATTCACGGCCGCTTCGCCGAGGCGGCGCCCGAGCCCGCCGAGGCCGGGGTGGTGGATCTCGATCTGGGGTACAAGCAGCactccgcggcggcggcgacggagaaGGAGGGTCCCGTCGTCGTGGTCGAGCCCGGAGCACGGAGCCTGAGCCCGTAGGCACGCGGCGCACATGGAGCGGAGCAGGTCGGAGGCGGGGCGGCGCGCGAGGCGGAGCTGCCGCGGCTCCCGGCGCGCCTGCACAAGTCGGCCAGCGACAAGTCGGCGTTTCGCGCACTTCGGCGCCGAGGAGGTGGCGGAGACCGTGCGCGCGGTGGTGAGGCGCGGCGCCCGGCCACGACGAGGGAGACCAGCCGCGGCAGGCGGCGGTTCCCCCGTGGCAGAGCCGGAGCCGGCGTTCCGAGTTCGAGTCCGAGTCCGATTCGTCGTCGTCGGAGGAGGAGGGCATCAGCGGCGGCGAGGTGGACGCGCGCGCGGACGACTTCATCAACCGTTCCGCCACCAGCTGAAGCTGCAGCGCATGACTCCTTCATCCGCCACAGGGAGACGGTCCGccgcggcaggcccaggcggcgGCCCGGGGCGTCTAGTCTCGTGCCAGCCGAGGGAGCGAGATGCTGCAAGAAGTCCGTGAAAGAGAGGTAGGGAATGGATGAAGAGAAGATGCAGAGAAGGCATGCTGGAGGATCGGGAGGGAAGGACACCGATGGTATTCCTGCCCCGTCCTTCTGTAGTTTTTTATTTTCCCGGGTTTGCTGTTTCATGGTGCGAGCATGTCGTAGCTCCTGCATGCGACTTTTTTGGATACAAGAACCTTGCGCAATGTGGCAATGCCCATCGCATCGCATCATATAGTTTCATAATTATGCGAATCGATAAAAGGGGAAACCCGTAGCTGTAAATCTTGGCTCTGTTTGCGTACCAGTTCTGCTCCATGTTCCTTTtactgtttttcttttctttttttttgatgaGACTCTATGGCTCCATGCGTGATAGTACGAATGCCATGATCACAGAATCACAGGCCAGGCGATTCTCTTCTCTTTAACGTCGGCTCTGTTGGGAACAGAGGAATGAATGCCGCAGCGAATGTTGGTGCTCTGCTCTTAGCAACACGAAACAATGCGTAGTAGCTGGAACAATCCCGCAAATCCGCAATGCTGATTAACCCTGTATTTCTCTGCGAACGGCACTGTTCGATTGCGCTGGAGCGCCACTGGCGATTAAGATAAGACACGGGGCGATTACCGCCTACGTACTAGTCAGCAGGCATGAGCATCAGAGCACAAGCTGATCCCTTTGAGATTCCTCTAGAAACCTGTGTGAGGCGCATGGAGTACGGACAAGCGCCGAGGCCGAGCATCGAATCGGCGATCGCGGGAGCTCTCCAGTTtattaccgcggcgggcacgcgCTGGCATCTGGAGCTGTCCCCCTGCCACGTCGTGTTCGGTCGCTCTCACATGCATGCCCA from the Miscanthus floridulus cultivar M001 unplaced genomic scaffold, ASM1932011v1 os_2658, whole genome shotgun sequence genome contains:
- the LOC136535300 gene encoding LOW QUALITY PROTEIN: uncharacterized protein (The sequence of the model RefSeq protein was modified relative to this genomic sequence to represent the inferred CDS: substituted 2 bases at 2 genomic stop codons); amino-acid sequence: MEIRSLRGGKQSTALRRDEIRSEQGKEENNQQIKDEDLLCVGVSIVSLMQLIQSPVEFDQLLENNMYVTTSRCDDYPTSVKSQEAIKEVQSAPYQIFAGTNCSSDLSNAYRYKKGGYTELMMEQIRNSQEDDQTDWNTQQHEEMQGSLTKMILRNDRNENMRLEDLDGIFGPQTDWSISESRLSYEDGEMAIVADNDGATTSIADDDRSEIQXYHXQTDVFNNMDIDEVQHENQDDEPTMEETDLRIITGEPTSSDITSTVTDDNEHVNGSQELTEEEIEEFIKNKQVAASEGNNAPINSKYTPQLSMEFKSRDDAHHFFHFYAFLAGFQVVITHTTRTQSKKRNNDVVKVTMRCTRQGKEKEPKCLEQEEAEVDKDVGKKSVRRKTNVQQKSDCPCVMMVKEEGGVWKVKTLDLEHNHELCPEDRDQLFSGHKYMTDMEKGLIKTLNDNNIPTRKMVSILSYLRGGLTAIPMKKKDISNYRTRLNREVRGSDMT